The following proteins are co-located in the Besnoitia besnoiti strain Bb-Ger1 chromosome Unknown contig00007, whole genome shotgun sequence genome:
- a CDS encoding uncharacterized protein (encoded by transcript BESB_072530), with the protein MATQHQEPIRREPHGRSNAKRLLTWTEDGTLPAPSHANTSSFSPAAAAFSSHAGLRGPEASGGEPCGAAAGEPLKRRRLLGAESDSLRPSPGRNEGSPPEGLCGQAARPADAARSPSDAAASPSRSAQAQAAVRDDEEYLLEESSLLDRTSSMASVEVDMMSDGGASPPKVSPTPAFTPTQISAHLSGADQHAAAAGTAQRPAPSTPRAGHPGDVCFAIIPVPAESSTCIPGVAREDGETRCRSPHQVRRRCSPTLTPLSEMIRNPEVAKLLREASANPLDDLQRQGDGFLLTEILRKQRGAVLVRPVRELGDFGVSDVSLSALYDLAEGPYALDNTRQTGEKAATRAPPAASEGEEDATME; encoded by the coding sequence ATGGCGACACAGCACCAGGAGCCTATTCGTAGAGAGCCGCACGGGCGTAGCAATGCCAAGCGCCTTCTAACGTGGACTGAGGACGGCACCCTTCCCGCGCCGAGCCATGCCAACACAAGTTCCTtttcgccggctgcggccgctttCTCCAGTCATGCTGGCCTCCGCGGACCGGAGGCATCCGGCGGGGAACCttgcggcgcagctgctggcgagcCCCTGAAGCGTCGTCGACTCctgggcgcggagagcgatTCGCTGCGCCCTTCGCCCGGGAGAAATGAGGGAAGTCCGCCTGAGGGACTGTGCGGTCaagccgcgaggcccgccgatgctgcgcgctcgccgtcggatgccgctgcttcgccgtctcggTCTGCTCAAGCCCAAGCCGCAgtgcgcgacgacgaggagtaCCTGTTAGAGGAGTCAAGCCTGCTAGACAGAACTTCGAGTATGGCCTCAGTCGAAGTGGATATGatgagcgacggcggagccAGTCCGCCGAAAGTCTCCCCGACGCCTGCATTCACTCCAACACAGATTTCAGCACATCTCAGCGGCGCAGACCAacacgccgcggctgctggcactgcgcagcggccggcgcccagcacgcctcgcgcaggaCACCCAGGCGACGTGTGCTTCGCGATCATACCTGTCCCCGCGGAGTCGTCGACTTGCATCCcaggcgtcgctcgcgaagacggcgaaacCCGATGTCGTTCTCCGCATCAGGTGCGCCGCCGATGCAGCCCGACGCTCACGCCGCTGTCAGAAATGATTCGAAACCCCGAAGTGGCGAAACTCCTCCGAGAGGCATCGGCGAACCCCCTCGACGACTTACAGCGCCAGGGCGATGGTTTTCTGTTGACCGAGATCCTGCGGAAACAGCGCGGAGCGGTCCTGGTGAGGCCAGTCAGGGAGCTGGGGGACTTTGGAGTGAGCGACGTGAGTTTGAGCGCCCTCTACGACCTTGCCGAAGGCCCCTACGCGCTAGACAACACGCGTCAAACTGGAGAAAAAGCTGCTAcacgggcgccgccggctgcgtccgagggggaggaggacgcaaCCATGGAGTGA
- a CDS encoding metal-dependent phosphohydrolase HD domain-containing protein (encoded by transcript BESB_072540): protein MSPSCSSSETPPGVSASPLEESEGKRRSSAGCAMSARPASSPPSQEAATPFWPSPASVPLSPPAPPGFAAARGAGDRPPTVVDFLTVAGLQDPASAAIALRTKLGVYSVEDLLVAVFVDLDEGAFAAAPPHAAAGAPASRAFPAAASESHFSHFLSSLNNWRALRAASHMPSACVTPAVDLTPSSRPSRRRRGRLSVLGLVVGEAGAFSQSSSPPAAQSSAPPESSRSSRTLSLPALGTTSSLPRAPASAAASPRASRSQPLLPFPPHGALTATEERSRGAQNAQSTDSREASDAERSPLQRDRPTDENCTCCKCPLFLDEGISECLCRYLCSPNMELVADTVSEEERKLIILHLVRFAKEELSEIEFALLPYSVRTATRKLKKNGISSFSRIACVCLTGVDPIALARPLGASASAASSRPSPSLLAPSTSSPRSSISSSSSSSVFLSSSFSSSEPLGASAFSPPVPRRRRAADWLREEGGLSALEASQVFKATRQVAESRVYSSVQFDRWVFDNVIDTPYIQRLRHLKQLGACNMVYPSATHTRFEHSLGVGFLARNFFTKLASKMGFATSFPGSASLPGCMYGPPARMCTVSVPPTFPFIAPPKSLQLKRQQLHEHGEDKDDGVSSVSSSQASCFSQGSSAAASAAAAGFAAFPSDGLAAVEAGCCCSCGSFVFGDASSPSVFGRSWRDQMGEVARLANCVEIAGLCHDLGHGPFSHTFEVGFVNHVDTRRRRQVSPLSPFFSQEAAGLWSHEQMSLQMVDQVFEPLLDVGGEREVDEEDVKMVKNMISGVPPTWMRNAAPGLDPLDSLTRAAFDIVANKRNGLDVDRFDYCRRDAAILPPSNPLPTVAVNRLLDYSSVIDSEICFNIKELHTVFNLFYTRFSLFKTVYTHRMVKAMELMLCEAFRRADPTFRWSDKVESPDDFLELTDERLLYDIRAHPLFSGRSKFITDLDDDERANLTEAKRLIDLVTRNRKAANIFRFTGEVPLQECDSHKLRELETLASPEYIVQFAPTNQPGPPGSTGSTQDWRLRAEDLIVDWNINHYGQGQLDPLKAVRFYNPDNEDVAFYASDETRQLYPKSFQERYLRLYCKENRKLETAKAAFQAFCRHLGLTVQCDGTPAIPQLPHACCTSRGAGGLGSLVRRSGSRRRSSVSSLRRGSFSRSDEEPLDKPCCPRHPHAAPHCSFPRNTGRGGDWGAGVEASQRCFSASSREGLSSQALPRLSALRQAYDFIYFRRDRDGDSEVGSQAARHPVPRLPPVPDELPASICASQEGETLLETHANSAFSQVDEAHGDGGGNRTGGSGGKVERERDSAPDGVATAELDAGRVKRMRLRG, encoded by the exons ATGAGTCCTTCATGCTCTTCGTCGGAGACCCCCccgggcgtctccgcttcacCTTTAGAAGAGAGTGAAGGCAAGCGCCGTTCTTCTGCGGGCTGCGCCATGTCTGCGCgcccggcgtcgtcgcctccgagccaggaggcggcgactccATTCtggccgtcgcctgcgtctgtgcctctgtcgcctcccgCTCCGCCGGgcttcgcagctgcgcgcggcgcaggggacAGGCCGCCGACTGTAGTGGATTTCCTCACGGTCGCGGGGCTACAGGATCCGGCCAGCGCGGCGATTGCGTTGCGAACCAAACTCGGAGTCTACTCCGTCGAAGATCTCCTCGTGGCGGTGTTTGTCGACCTCGACgagggcgccttcgccgcagcgccgccgcatgcggccgccggcgcgcccgcgagccgcgcgtttcccgcggctgcttcgGAGTCGCATTTCTCGCACTTCCTCTCCAGTCTGAACAACTGGCGtgcgctgcgtgcggcgtcgcACATGCCCTCCGCATGCGTCACTCCCGCCGTCGACCTCACGCCCTCGTCGCGTCCCTCGA GGCGACGTCGAGGTCGTCTGTCAgtcctcggcctcgtcgtcggcgaggcaggcgcgttCAGTCAAAGCAgctcgccccccgccgcgcagagctccgcgccgccggagtcctcgcgcagcagccgcacgcTGAGTCTGCCGGCTCTGGGGACGACGTCcagcctgcctcgcgcgcccgcgtccgccgcggcgtcgccaagggcctcgcggtcgcagccgctgctgccctttCCCCCCCACGGGGCTCTCACTGCGACAGaggagcgcagccgcggagcgcaGAACGCGCAGAGTAcagacagccgcgaggcgagcgacgcggagcgctcgccgctgcagcgagacCGACCCACAGACGAAAACTGTACATGCTGCAAAtgccctctctttctcgacGAAGGGATTTCGGAGTGCCTGTGTCGCTACCTCTGCAGCCCTAACATGGAGCTCGTCGCCGACACTGTCTCTGAAGAAGAGCGGAAACTGATCATCTTGCACCTAGTCAGATTTGCCAAGGAGGAACTCAGTGAAATCGAGTTCGCGCTTCTGCCG TACAGCGTCCGCACGGCGACTCGaaagctgaagaagaacggCATTTCGTCGTTTTCGCGaatcgcctgcgtctgcctgaCCGGCGTGGATCCGATCGCCCTGGCCAGgcccctcggcgcctcggcgtccgctgcgtcgagtcgcccttccccctccctcctAGCACCATCGACTAGCTCGCCCCGCTCGTCCAtatcttcttcgtcttcctcttctgtctttttgtcttcttctttctcctcttctgaGCCTCttggcgcgtctgccttctcgccgccagttccgcggcgtcggcgcgcggcggactggctgcgggaggagggcggTCTCTCAGCGCTAGAGGCGTCGCAGGTCTTTAAGGCGACGCGTCAAGTCGCGGAAAGCCGC GTTTACTCTTCAGTCCAGTTTGACCGCTGGGTTTTCGACAACGTGATTGATACTCCGTACatccagcgcctgcggcacctGAAGCAGCTCGGCGCCTGCAATATGGTGTACCCGTcggcgacgcacacgcgtTTTGAGCATTCACTGGGCGTCGGGTTCCTCGCGCGCAATTTCTTCACGAAGCTCGCGTCGAAAATGGGGTTTGCCACCTCCTTCCCGGGGAGCGCGAGCCTCCCCGGGTGTATGTAcggcccgccggcgcgcatgTGCACCGTTTCGGTTCCGCCGACGTTTCCTTTTATCGCGCCGCCCAAGTcgctgcagctgaagcggcagcagctgcacgaGCACGGCGAGGACAAGGACGACGGGGTTTCTTCGGTTTCTTCCTCGCAGGCCTCGTGCTTCTCGCAgggctcgtctgcggcggcctcggctgcagcggcaggtTTCGCGGCCTTCCCGTCTGACGGACTggcggcggtggaggcggGGTGCTGCTGTTCATGCGGCAGTTTCGTGTTTGGcgacgcgtcttcgccgagcGTCTTcgggcgcagctggcgagaCCAGATGGGCGAGGTCGCGCGGCTTGCGAACTGCGTGGAGATCGCAGGGCTCTGCCACGACCTGGGTCACGGCCCGTTCAGCCACACGTTCGAAGTGGGCTTCGTGAACCACGTCgacacgcgccggcgccgccaggtctctccgctctcgccctTTTTCTcacaggaggcggcgggcctcTGGTCGCACGAGCAAATGTCTCTGCAGATGGTGGACCAGGTCTTTGAGCCGCTTCTCGACGTcggcggcgaacgcgaagtcgacgaggaagacgtgAAAATGGTGAAAAACATGATCTCCGGCGTCCCTCCCACCTGGATGCGAAACGCCGCCCCCGGACTCGACCCCCTTGACTCCCTCACCCGAGCCGCCTTCGACATCGTTG ccaaCAAGCGAAACGGCCTCGACGTCGATCGCTTCGACTactgccgccgcgacgccgcgattctgccgccctcgaacCCGCTCCCGACGGTCGCCGTGAACAGGCTGCTCGACTACAGCAGCGTGATTGACAGCGAGATCTGCTTCAACATCAAGGAGCTGCACACGGTCTTCAACCTCTTCTATACGCGCTTTTCACTCTTCAAAACGGTCTACACGCACCGCATGGTGAAGGCGATGGAACTCATGCTCTGCgaggccttccgccgcgccgaccccACCTTCCGCTGGAGCGACAAAGTCGAGTCG CCGGATGATTTTTTGGAGCTGACGGATGAGCGGCTGCTGTACGACATCCGCGCACATCCGCTGTTCAGCGGGCGCTCCAAGTTCATCACCGATCTGGACGATGACGAGCGGGCGAATCTGACTGAGGCGAAGCGACTTATCGACTTGGTCACGCGCAACAGGAAGGCTGCAAACATCTTCAGATTCACAGGCGAAGTCCCTCTGCAG GAGTGCGACAGTCACAAGCTCCGCGAGCTTGAGACGTTGGCGTCGCCTGAGTACATCGTGCAGTTCGCTCCGACCAACCAGCCCGGGCCGCCGGGCTCCACGGGCTCCACGCAGGACTGGAGACTCAGAGCTGAAGACCTCATCGTGGACT GGAACATCAACCACTACGGCCAGGGGCAGCTGGACCCGCTGAAGGCTGTGCGGTTCTACAATCCCGACAACGAGGATGTGGCGTTCtacgcgagcgacgagacgCGCCAGCTGTACCCCAAGTCCTTCCAAGAGAGGTACCTGCGTCTTTACTGCAAAGAAAACCGGAAGCTCGAAACCGCCAAGGCCGCATTCCAGGCCTTCTGCAGGCACCTGGGCCTAACTGTTCAG TGCGACGGCACACCGGCGATTCCACAGCTGCCGCATGCCTGCTGCAcatcgcgaggcgcgggcggcctgGGGTCGCTCGTGCGACGATccggcagccggcggcgctcttcgGTTTCCTCCCTGAGACGAGGCAGTTTTTCGAGGTCCGATGAAGAGCCCCTAGATAAACCCTGCTGCCCGCGCCATCCGCACGCCGCCCCGCACTGTTCTTTCCCCCGAAACACCGGCAGGGGAGGCGACTGGGGGGCAGGCGTGGAGGCTTCGCAGAGAtgtttctctgcgtcgtcgcgggaAGGACTCAGTTCGCAGGCTCTGCCGAGGCTGAGCGCGCTACGGCAGGCCTACGACTTCATCTACTTCCGAAGGGATCGCGATGGCGACAGCGAAGTAGGAAGTCAAGCAGCTCGACATCCGGTACCGCGTTTGCCTCCCGTGCCGGACGAACTGCCCGCGAGCATCTGCGCATCtcaggaaggcgagacgctTCTGGAAACCCACGCGAACTCCGCCTTCTCTCAGGTGGACGAAGCCcacggagacggcggcggaaatAGGACGGGGGGGAGCGGAGGAAAGGTCGAGCGCGAAAGAGACAGTGCACCCGATGGTGTAGCGACAGCTGAACTCGACGCCGGCAGGGTTAAGAGAATGCGACTGAGAGGCTGA